Proteins from a single region of Leuconostoc gasicomitatum LMG 18811:
- a CDS encoding acetyl-CoA carboxylase carboxyltransferase subunit beta, which translates to MDLYNNQKSTSKIKRDASVNDRIPDGLFLACPYCGVQMYNKQLGAFRVCDHCGYGFRLQARERVELLTDSFEEMDSEIEMMNPDFPGYADKLARAKSQTELGESVLTGVAKIEGEKVALGIMDSYFMMGSLGSMTGEKITRLFEYATENFLPVVLFTASGGARMQEGINSLMQMAKVSAVVAAHQEAGLLYLVVLTDPTTGGVTASFAMQGDITLAEPHALIGFAGARVIESTIHEKLPKDFQRAETLMTNGFVDQIVPRSELNQVIAKIVKLHHVTEV; encoded by the coding sequence ATGGATTTATATAATAATCAAAAATCAACCTCAAAAATTAAGCGGGATGCGTCAGTAAACGATCGTATACCGGATGGTTTATTTCTAGCATGCCCTTATTGTGGTGTGCAAATGTATAACAAACAGCTTGGGGCTTTTCGTGTTTGTGACCATTGTGGTTATGGGTTTCGTTTGCAGGCACGTGAACGAGTTGAACTTCTGACAGATTCATTTGAAGAAATGGATTCAGAAATTGAAATGATGAATCCTGATTTTCCTGGCTATGCCGACAAACTTGCACGAGCTAAATCTCAAACCGAGTTAGGTGAATCAGTCCTAACAGGCGTTGCAAAAATTGAAGGTGAAAAAGTAGCCCTTGGTATTATGGATTCATACTTTATGATGGGATCGCTTGGTTCAATGACTGGGGAAAAAATTACACGTCTTTTTGAATATGCTACTGAAAATTTTTTGCCTGTTGTATTATTCACCGCATCTGGTGGTGCACGCATGCAAGAAGGTATCAACTCACTTATGCAAATGGCCAAAGTTTCTGCAGTTGTTGCAGCACATCAAGAGGCTGGGTTGTTATATCTTGTTGTCCTAACTGATCCCACGACAGGTGGTGTCACAGCAAGCTTTGCCATGCAAGGCGACATTACTTTAGCTGAGCCGCATGCATTAATTGGTTTTGCTGGTGCTCGTGTAATTGAATCAACTATTCATGAAAAATTGCCTAAAGATTTTCAACGTGCAGAAACGTTGATGACAAATGGTTTTGTAGATCAGATTGTGCCGCGTTCAGAACTGAACCAAGTAATTGCAAAAATAGTGAAATTGCATCATGTGACGGAGGTTTAA